From the genome of Amycolatopsis sp. NBC_01488, one region includes:
- a CDS encoding glycosyltransferase family 2 protein, whose protein sequence is MPALNESASVASVIEQVKRALPDGDLLVVDDGSVDDTAKLARAAGAEVARLAVNLGVGGAMRTGFRYAAARGYDVVVQVDADGQHDPEELDALLRGLDDADIVIGSRFAGKGSYKASGPRKYAMVALSLVFSRLAKTKLTDVTSGFKAMGPRAIRLFAGYYPAEYLGDTVESLVMAIRAKLTIKEIPVVMRERAGGTPSHSPVKSAVYLSRAGLALLLALVRRRPAVDSSDSA, encoded by the coding sequence ATGCCCGCGTTGAACGAGTCCGCGAGCGTCGCTTCGGTCATCGAGCAGGTGAAACGCGCGCTGCCGGACGGCGACCTGCTGGTCGTCGACGACGGCTCGGTCGACGACACCGCCAAGCTCGCCCGCGCGGCCGGCGCCGAGGTGGCGCGGCTCGCGGTGAACCTGGGCGTCGGCGGCGCGATGCGCACCGGCTTCCGCTACGCCGCCGCGCGCGGGTACGACGTCGTCGTGCAGGTGGACGCGGACGGCCAGCACGATCCCGAAGAGCTCGACGCGCTGCTGCGCGGCCTGGACGACGCGGACATCGTGATCGGCTCCCGGTTCGCCGGCAAGGGCTCCTACAAGGCGAGCGGGCCGCGCAAGTACGCGATGGTCGCGCTGTCGCTGGTGTTCTCGCGGCTGGCGAAGACCAAGCTCACCGACGTCACGTCGGGGTTCAAGGCGATGGGGCCACGCGCGATCCGGCTGTTCGCCGGCTACTACCCGGCAGAGTACCTCGGGGACACCGTGGAGTCGCTGGTGATGGCCATCCGGGCCAAGCTGACCATCAAGGAGATCCCGGTCGTCATGCGGGAGCGCGCGGGTGGCACGCCCAGCCACTCGCCCGTGAAGTCGGCCGTCTACCTGAGCCGGGCCGGGCTCGCGCTGCTGCTGGCGCTGGTGCGCCGCCGGCCCGCGGTCGACTCCTCCGACTCGGCGTAA
- a CDS encoding DUF2304 domain-containing protein: MAGWRILSIVVACVVLFVVLEMMRRRKLREKYAGVWLVVAVGVVVLAVLPQAAEFLAKHTGVQTPSNFVFLLAGVVLALVSLHLSTEVGHLEEEVRTSVEEIALLRCELEDAKRELAARITELEARTTAPDDVKGLPEVERVSK; the protein is encoded by the coding sequence ATGGCCGGTTGGCGCATCCTCAGCATCGTCGTCGCCTGCGTGGTGCTCTTCGTCGTCCTCGAGATGATGCGGCGGCGGAAGCTGCGCGAGAAGTACGCGGGCGTGTGGCTCGTCGTCGCGGTCGGCGTGGTCGTCCTCGCGGTGCTGCCGCAGGCGGCCGAGTTCCTCGCCAAGCACACCGGCGTGCAGACGCCGTCGAACTTCGTCTTCCTCCTCGCCGGCGTCGTGCTGGCCCTGGTGTCGCTGCACCTGTCCACCGAGGTCGGGCACCTGGAGGAAGAGGTGCGCACGTCGGTCGAGGAGATCGCGCTGCTGCGCTGCGAACTCGAGGACGCCAAGCGCGAGCTGGCCGCCCGGATCACCGAGCTGGAGGCGCGGACCACCGCGCCGGACGACGTCAAAGGGCTGCCCGAGGTCGAGCGCGTCAGCAAGTGA
- a CDS encoding uridine kinase family protein: MIEALLAAPARLGAVRLLAVDGPSGAGKSTLAARVVEELRSRGCRTELVSTDAFATWDDPVSWWPRLVDGVLEPLANGVEGAYRRMDWSGGTPRPGELVRVPVPDVLVLEGVSCGRTSVRTLLSHLCWLSGGTEAERLARATARDGEAARAELGRWQRFERGWFAVDGTPDAAGTRL; the protein is encoded by the coding sequence GTGATCGAAGCCCTGCTCGCCGCGCCCGCCCGGTTGGGGGCGGTGCGGTTGCTGGCCGTCGACGGCCCGTCGGGCGCCGGAAAGTCCACTCTGGCCGCTCGGGTCGTCGAAGAACTGCGTTCGCGCGGGTGCCGGACCGAGCTGGTGAGCACCGACGCCTTCGCGACGTGGGACGACCCGGTTTCCTGGTGGCCACGGCTGGTCGACGGCGTTCTCGAGCCGCTGGCGAACGGCGTCGAAGGCGCTTACCGGCGGATGGACTGGTCCGGTGGGACGCCCCGGCCGGGTGAGCTCGTCCGGGTGCCCGTGCCGGATGTGCTGGTGCTGGAAGGTGTCTCGTGTGGACGCACTTCGGTAAGAACCCTGCTTTCGCACCTCTGCTGGCTCTCCGGCGGAACGGAGGCCGAGCGGCTGGCTCGTGCCACCGCACGCGACGGCGAGGCCGCACGGGCCGAACTGGGCCGCTGGCAACGGTTCGAGCGGGGCTGGTTCGCCGTCGACGGCACTCCCGACGCCGCCGGAACCCGACTTTAG